Proteins from a genomic interval of Thermoanaerobacterium thermosaccharolyticum DSM 571:
- a CDS encoding cell division protein FtsA, with protein sequence MNDNLIFSLDIGTRVVVGLVGMPEDDKLKILAVEQMEHTDRVMFDGQIHDIEKVASVACKIKEKLEKKLGISLKNVSLAAAGRSLKTKIVRIEKSIDENYIIKDRDIDNLVLSALNTAKEEISHEGYSVKYHMVGYSISSFYLDGLPITNLKDHTGREISVEIIATFLPYDVVESLYSVARKADLNVTYLTLEPIAAIGVAIMPQIRMLNIALVDIGAGTSDIAISKDGNIIAYSMVPFAGDEVTETIQQHFLTDFDTAEKIKTTSKKEIKFKDVIGIEHKISRSDVLKIIDPVVKNLSKKICDEILKYNGKSPSAVFLVGGSSNLPNIAEEIAKNLSIQPERVSVRDASSITVVEYKGKKLKGPEYITPIGIAYSSMIDRKKDFITIYFNDEKLELLNVKEMTIMDVLLKTNFDSKKLIARPGKNLSFKLNGKNIVINGEVGTPAKILKNGIVSNLKSKVENGDKIVVVSGINGKDASITIKDLKDKYSASKITVNGSIVDDDYIVKNGDDVNIVDDEEEFFVYINGDKTTLKGKEQYIFIDIFNFIDFQIPKNKIPEMILNGRKASYTDVLKKGDKIEIIV encoded by the coding sequence ATGAACGATAATTTGATTTTTTCGCTTGACATTGGAACAAGAGTTGTTGTAGGCCTTGTGGGTATGCCGGAAGATGATAAATTAAAAATACTTGCAGTAGAACAAATGGAACATACCGACAGAGTAATGTTCGACGGTCAAATACACGATATAGAAAAAGTGGCGTCTGTTGCGTGCAAAATAAAAGAAAAGCTTGAAAAAAAGCTTGGAATAAGCCTTAAAAATGTAAGTTTAGCTGCTGCCGGAAGGTCATTAAAAACAAAAATTGTAAGAATCGAAAAAAGCATCGATGAAAATTATATAATAAAAGACAGGGACATCGATAATCTAGTTCTATCAGCCCTAAACACTGCAAAAGAAGAGATATCACATGAAGGTTATTCGGTAAAATACCACATGGTAGGATACTCTATATCCAGTTTTTATCTAGATGGTCTCCCTATTACTAACCTGAAGGACCACACAGGCCGTGAGATTTCTGTTGAAATAATAGCTACATTCTTGCCATACGATGTAGTAGAAAGTTTATACTCTGTTGCAAGAAAAGCAGATTTGAATGTTACATACCTTACATTGGAACCAATAGCAGCAATCGGCGTTGCAATAATGCCTCAAATCAGAATGTTAAACATAGCACTTGTAGATATTGGAGCAGGTACTTCAGATATAGCTATTTCAAAAGATGGAAATATAATAGCATACTCAATGGTCCCATTTGCCGGCGATGAAGTGACTGAGACGATACAACAGCATTTCCTTACCGATTTTGACACTGCCGAAAAAATAAAAACGACCTCAAAAAAAGAAATAAAATTTAAAGACGTCATAGGAATTGAACACAAAATATCAAGATCTGATGTGCTTAAGATAATAGACCCTGTAGTTAAAAATCTTTCAAAAAAAATCTGCGATGAAATTCTAAAATACAATGGAAAAAGTCCATCTGCAGTATTTTTAGTAGGAGGTAGTAGTAACCTTCCTAATATAGCAGAAGAAATTGCAAAAAATTTGTCTATACAACCAGAAAGAGTTTCTGTGAGAGATGCAAGCTCCATCACCGTCGTGGAATACAAAGGCAAAAAATTAAAAGGCCCGGAATACATCACACCTATTGGCATCGCTTACTCATCAATGATTGACAGAAAAAAAGATTTTATAACCATCTATTTTAATGATGAAAAATTAGAATTATTAAATGTGAAAGAAATGACCATAATGGATGTGCTTCTAAAAACTAATTTTGACTCTAAAAAGTTAATTGCACGACCAGGAAAAAATCTGTCATTTAAACTTAACGGAAAAAATATCGTTATAAATGGTGAAGTAGGAACACCCGCCAAGATTTTAAAAAATGGAATCGTATCAAATCTTAAATCAAAAGTAGAAAACGGCGATAAAATAGTCGTTGTAAGTGGCATAAATGGCAAAGACGCTTCCATCACCATAAAGGATCTTAAAGATAAATACAGCGCATCAAAAATCACAGTCAATGGATCTATCGTAGATGACGACTATATTGTGAAAAATGGTGATGACGTAAATATAGTCGACGATGAAGAAGAATTTTTTGTTTACATAAATGGAGATAAAACAACGCTGAAAGGAAAAGAACAGTACATATTCATCGACATATTTAATTTTATCGATTTCCAGATACCTAAAAATAAAATCCCTGAAATGATTTTAAACGGAAGAAAAGCTTCATACACAGATGTTCTTAAAAAGGGCGATAAAATAGAGATAATAGTTTGA